CCTTCAACCCCGAAGAAGTCGCCGACAACATGAAGAAGTATGGTGGCTTCATCCCGGGCATCCGGGCTGGCCGACCGACCGCTGAGTACCTCAGTTACGTGCTCAACCGGATCACCTGGCCGGGTTCGCTGTACTTGGGTCTGATCGCTCTCGTACCAACGATGGCGTTGGTCGGGTTCGGGGCAACCGGCAACTTCCCGTTCGGCGGGACCAGCATCCTGATCATCGTGGGTGTGGGTCTTGAGACGGTGAAGCAGATCGAGAGCCAGCTCCAGCAGCGCAATTACGAAGGGTTCCTCCGCTGATGCGTATCGTCCTCGTCGGGCCGCCGGGTGCCGGCAAGGGAACGCAGGCCGCGTTCCTGGCCATGAACCTGTCGATCCCGCACATCTCCACGGGCGACCTGTTCCGCGCCAACATCAGCCGGCAGACGGACCTCGGCAAGCTCGCGAAGTCCTACATGGACGCGGGCAACCTGGTCCCCGACGAGGTCACCATCGGGATGGCCAAGGACCGCATGGAGCAGCCCGACGCGGTGAACGGCTTCCTGCTGGACGGCTTCCCGCGCAACGTCTCGCAGGCCGAGTCGCTCGACGAGATGCTGCAGACCGAGGGCATGAAGCTCGACGCGGTGCTGGACCTCGAGGTACCCGAGGAGGAGGTCGTCAAGCGCATCGCCGGCCGCCGAATCTGCCGCAACGACTCGGCGCACGTCTTCCACGTGTCGTACAAGGCGCCGAAGCAGGACGGCGTCTGTGACGTCTGCGGCGGCGAGCTGTACCAGCGCGACGACGACTCCGAGGAGACGGTCCGCACGCGGCTGGAGGTCTACCACACGCAGACCGAGCCGATCATTGACTACTACAAGGCCCAGGGCCTGGTGGTCACGATCTCGGCGCTCGGCAAGGTGGAGGACGTCACCGGTCGCGCCATGGATGCGCTCAAGCGCGAGGACCACGCCGCGTAGCGGTTTTTACCAGTACGACAGCCGCGGTTCCCTTCCGAGGGGGCCGCGGCTGCTGTGTGGGTGCACGTATCGTTGAGGGCGCCCGTCCCCTGCCAGATTTCCCCGGTTCCAGAAAGGCTCCCGCCGCATGGTGCAGATCAAGACCCCCGAGCAGATCGCCAAGATGCGTGAGGCGGGGCTGGTCGTCGCCGCCATCCACGCGGCGACGCGTGAGGCCGCGGTGCCCGGGGCCACGACCAGGGATCTCGACCAGGTCGCACGCAAGGTGCTCGCGGAGCACGACGCGAAGCCGAACTTCCTCGGGTACGGCGGATTCCCGGCGACGATCTGCACCTCCGTGAACGAGGTCGTCGTCCACGGCATCCCGTCCGACGAGGTCGTCCTCAAGGACGGCGACATCATCTCCATCGACTGCGGCGCGATCATCGACGGCTGGCACGGGGACGCCGCCTACACGGCCTTCGTGGGTTCGGGCCACGCTCCGGAGCTGATCGAGCTCTCCCGGGTGACCGAGGAGTCCATGTGGGCCGGCATCGCCGCGATGAAGCAGGGCAGCCGGCTCGTGGACGTCTCCCGGGCCATCGAGACCTACATCCGCCGCCAGCCGAAGCCCGGCGGCGGCCGTTACGGGATCATCGAGGACTACGGCGGCCACGGCATCGGCACCGAGATGCACATGGACCCGCACCTGCTGAACTACGTGGACCGGCGCCGGGGCAAGGGTCCCAAGCTGGTCACCGGGTTCTGCCTGGCGATCGAGCCGATGGTGTCCCTGGGCACGCCGCGCACGGAGGTCCTCTCCGACGACTGGACCGTCATCACGACGGACGGAACATGGTCGTCGCACTGGGAGCACTCGGTGGCGCTGACCGACGAGGGCCCGCTGGTCCTGACGGCTCCGGACGGCGGCAGGGCGAAGCTGGCCGAACACGGCATCACCGCCGCACCCGACCCGCTGGCTTAACGATCTACGCTGCGGGGCATCCTTCCTCGATTCGTCTTTCCGGGTGCCCTGACGTAGACTGACTCGTCGGCTCTCGTGCACCCGCATGCCTGCATGCGCCCCTGAGGGGGAACGCAAGTGAGTCGATCAAGGTAGTCGATTCGAAGGGCGAAGCGTGGCCAAGAAGCAAGGTGCCATCGAGATCGAGGGCACTGTCGTCGA
This is a stretch of genomic DNA from Streptomyces sp. NBC_00285. It encodes these proteins:
- a CDS encoding adenylate kinase; this encodes MRIVLVGPPGAGKGTQAAFLAMNLSIPHISTGDLFRANISRQTDLGKLAKSYMDAGNLVPDEVTIGMAKDRMEQPDAVNGFLLDGFPRNVSQAESLDEMLQTEGMKLDAVLDLEVPEEEVVKRIAGRRICRNDSAHVFHVSYKAPKQDGVCDVCGGELYQRDDDSEETVRTRLEVYHTQTEPIIDYYKAQGLVVTISALGKVEDVTGRAMDALKREDHAA
- the map gene encoding type I methionyl aminopeptidase, whose protein sequence is MVQIKTPEQIAKMREAGLVVAAIHAATREAAVPGATTRDLDQVARKVLAEHDAKPNFLGYGGFPATICTSVNEVVVHGIPSDEVVLKDGDIISIDCGAIIDGWHGDAAYTAFVGSGHAPELIELSRVTEESMWAGIAAMKQGSRLVDVSRAIETYIRRQPKPGGGRYGIIEDYGGHGIGTEMHMDPHLLNYVDRRRGKGPKLVTGFCLAIEPMVSLGTPRTEVLSDDWTVITTDGTWSSHWEHSVALTDEGPLVLTAPDGGRAKLAEHGITAAPDPLA